GTGGCGGAAATGCTCTCCAAGGCCAAGAACACGAGCATCGCGGGCGTCGTCCAGGGCGGTATCCTTGATTCTCGTGCAGGCAGAGTGCGGCTTCTGCGTCCAAGCGAATTAGCTGACGACTGGGATCCAACAGCCGATTCGCGACTCACGGTATGGGAAGTCGTCCACCAACTTGTCCGCGTCCTGGAGAGCGGCGGCGAGACGCGGGCCGCGGCGCTTCTCAGACGCCTTGGTGGAGTAGGGGAAACGGCGCGTGAGTTGGCCTATCGCCTCTACTCCATCGCGGAGCGAAAGGGTCGTCCCACGGAAGCGTTGGCCTACAATTCTCTGGTCCAGAGCTGGCCGGAGATTAGTCGATTGGCCGGCTCCCCAGAGCAGCCGGAGCTTCTTTGACAGCAGAGGCGTCAGCTTGAGAGATCTTGTAGACACGGGATAAACTACGCAATGGTGAACTGGGCGCGCTTCACGCCAGTGGACTTCGAGTATGACTTCGAGCGCGATGAGCTTGCGCCTCACAAGGTTAGCTTCGAGGAAGCAGTCGAATGCTTTTTCTCAGGCTTCGAAATTCGTCGCAACAAGTCGTACAAAGACCGTTATCAGCTATTGGGACGAACACAGGCCGGTAGGTGCTTGAAGTTATTTTCAACTGAAGCAGGACAATGTCGTCCGGATCATTTCGGGATGGCCGCTATGAATAAAAAATCGACACCCTTAACCGAAAGAGAAATTGACGACATCATCGTCGCCCAAGCGGACGATGATACGGCTTGGGGGAGATCGGTCCGTACTGGGAAAGACAAGGCCAAGACAGTACCTTTACCTACGTCGCTTGCAACGCGAGCTGCATTTTTCGCGCGCCTCCACCGAGAGAAGAGCATGGATGCGTGGATCGAACGGATCGTTCGAGACCGCCTCGATGTCGAAGAGGCAGCGTTTGCGGACCTGAAACGCGAACTGGCTGCACGTTGAGTTAACGTCCCACGGAGACACCTGTCGGATGGGAAGGAGCTTCAGCCGCCCCATTCCGGACTTCGTGATAGCAGAAGCCTGGCTCCCGTCTGCCGTCCCGTTCTCACTGTCGGCCATTCCACACACCCTCTGGAGACCTTCGTCGCCGTGTTGACGCGTTTCATTCACGGCGGCGCGGCACAGCGTGTATGTTCGCTTCGGCGGCCAGCCGCATCGAATGGGCTGTGGTCAAACAGGCCGAACGCGTTGGTTATCGACGGCTAGAACAGCATGGCGCCTCGGGAAGTGGGGCCTCGCTACGCGGAAGAACGGCGTTCGTGATAAATGATTACTCGGAATAGTACCGCAATACCGGAAACGAGCTGAGGCAACGGATGGCAATCACGAACCACGAGAGGGTTGGCAAGGCGATGGACCTCCTCCGGGAAGGTCTTGCGCCGTTTGTCGCGCGGGAGTTGAAGGGCAAGGACGTAACCGACGGTGTCTCCACATCCAACAAGCCCGTCTCCGAGCACGACGCGGCAGGTCTGCTCAAGCTGATCTGGGACAACTGGCAGTTGGTGTTCCGCAACATCCTGGGGAATTCGGAACGGAGCCTCGTGTCCGAGTTGCGTGGGTGGCGCAACAAGTGGGCACATCAAGAGAGCATTTCAGGCGACGACGCCTACCGGGCTCTCGACTCGGCGAGCCGTCTGCTGGCGGCTGTGTCGGCGCCTCAGTGGGAAGAACTTGACAAGCTCAAGATGGAGCTCCTCCGCGTCCGCTTTGATGAACAGACGCGAGGAGAGCGCCGCAGGCACGTAGGTGCGGCCATCGAGAGTGGCGCGACGGCCAGCCTCAAGCCGTGGCGCGAGGTCATCACGCCGCACGCGGATGTGGCGAGCGGCCGGTATCAACAAGCCGAGTTTGCCGCCGACCTGTGGCAGGTGCACGTGGGCGAGGGGACCGCGGAGTACAGAGACCCTGTGGAGTTCTTCCGCCGCACGTATCTCACGGAGAGCCTGAAGCGGCTGTTGGTGAGAGCGGTGCAACGCCTGACCGGGCAGGGCGGGGACCCCGTGGTGGACCTGCAGACCAACTTCGGTGGTGGCAAGACCCACTCGATGCTGGCGCTGTACCATCTGTTCTCGGGTGTGGCCGCCAGCGACCTGATGGACGTGGAGCAGATCATGCAGGAGGTAGGTCCGGATCCCCTGCCGTCCGTCACGCGGATCGTTCTCGTGGGCAACAAGATTTCGCCGGGCAACCCTTCCATCAAATCCGACGGCACGACGGTGCGGACCTTGTGGGGTGAGCTGGCTTGGCAACTTGGGGGAAAGCGCGCGTTCGAACGGGTCCGGGCGGATGACGAGAGGGCTACCAGCCCAGGCGATGTCCTGCGGGAGCTTCTTAACGAACACGGCCCCTGCCTGATCCTCATCGACGAGTGGGTCGCCTACGCGCGCCAACTTCACGATCACAGCGACCTCCCCGCCGGGAGCTTCGAGACCCAGTTCACCTTTGCTCAAGCCCTGACCGAGGCAGCCAAGGCAGCTGAAGGCTGCCTGCTGGTAATCAGCCTGCCGGCGTCGGATTCCGGCGGCTCGCCACACGCGGACGACGTGGAGGTGGGCGGCCAGCGGGGTCGCGAGGCCCTCGATCGGCTGCGCAACGTGGTGGGCCGTGTCGAATCATCCTGGCGCCCGGCCAGCGCCGAGGAGGGTTTCGAGATCGTGCGGCGGCGGCTCTTCGAGCCTCTTACCGATACGGCGCGGTTCAAGGACCGGGACGTGGTTGCACGGGCGTTCGCTGACCTCTACCGAACCCAGCACCAGGAGTTCCCGGTCGAATGTCGCGACGCGGACTACGAGAAACGCATCCGTGCGGCCTATCCTATTCACCCTGAGATCTTCGACCGTCTCTATACGGACTGGTCCACGCTGGTGAGCTTTCAGCGCACCCGGGGCGTTCTGCGCCTGATGGCCGCCGTGATTCACAGCTTGTGGGAGGGAACCGACCGAACCCCGCTCATCCTCCCGGCCAACATCTCGATCAACGATGGCCGTGTGCAGTTCGAGCTGACGCGCTACTTACCGGACCACTGGGTGCCGATCCTCGAAAAGGACGTTGACGGCGCCCACTCCTTGCCATTGCGAATCGACGGGCAGACATCCAACTTGGGCAAGTTTTCGGCCGCGCGTCGAGTAGCCCGCACTATCTATCTCGGCTCGGCACCCACGGTGGAGACCGCCAACCGTGGTCTGGAAGACCGCCACATAAAGCTTGGCTGTGTTCTGCCGGGCGAGTCGCCCGCGGTGTTCGGGGACGCTCTGAGACGGTTGGCGGGAGCGGCCACCTACCTCTACCAGGACGGAAACCGCTACTGGTACTCCACCCAGCCCACCGTCACCAAGCTGGCCGAAGACCGTGCCGAGCAATTGGGGCGGGAGCCGGACAAGGTTGTTCAGGAGTTGCGGAACCGTCTCACCGCCGACCTGAAGCTACGGGGTGACTTCAATCGGGTGCATCCGTTGCCGCAGTCGGGCCAAGATGTCCCGGATGACCTTGACGCACGCTTGGTGGTCTTGGGAAGCGACCAACCGTACAGCCGTGAGAGCGACAACCCGGCCCAGGCTTCGGCCGCGTCCATTCTCGAATCACGCGGCAGCGCCCCCAGGCTGTACCGCAACTCACTGGTTTTCCTGGCCGCTGACAGGACGCGCCTGCAGGATCTCGACGACGCGCTGAGACGCTACTTGGCATGGGAATCGATCGTGGCGGAGCGTGAGCAACTCGACCTGTCGCCACACCAGGTAAAGCAGGCCGAGACACAAAAGGAAGCAGCCTCTAGCGCAGTAACGGCGCGCCTGCCGGAGACCTATCAGTGGCTCTTGGTGCCCGTCCAGCCAAAACCGCAGGATGCCACGGGCTGGCAGGTGATTCGGTTGGTGGGACAGGATGCGTTGGCTGTGCGGGCAAGCAGGAGGCTCAAGAACGAGGAGCACTTGGTTACGGCTTTGGGCGCCACACGACTTCGGATGGAGATGGACAGAATCCCTCTATGGCGCGGCCATCATGTCGACATACGAGAGATCGTCGAAGACTTCGCCCGCTACCCTTATCTGCCGCGTCTGAAGGACTCCGGAGTCGTATTGGATGCCATCGCCAGCGGGGTTGCGCTCCTGAGCTGGCAGCAGGATTCATTCGCCTTCGCCGAGAGCTACAACGAGGACGGGCAGCGCTATCGTGGCCTCCGGGCCAATCAGATGATTACGGTACCGGACGGCGACTCCTCCGGTATGCTGGTGAAGCCCGCAGTAGCCCGGCAACAACTCGATGCGGAGAATGCCGCAGCAAAGACGCCAACCCGCCAACCCGACACGTCGGGAACTGGCGGAGAGACTACGGGCACTTCCTCTGAGACTGACCCCAAGCCGTCCGACACGCCGGCCTCCGCTCGACCAAAGCGCTTTCACGGCACTGTCTCTCTCGGTGCGATGCGGGCCGGGCTCGATGCAAGCCAGATCGCCGACGAAGTCATCTCACATTTGGCGGGTCTGGTTGGCGCTAAGGTCACCGCAACACTGGAGATCGAAGCCGAGATCCCCGATGGCGCCCCGGACCACGTGGTCCGCACCGTCACCGAGAACAGCCGCACGCTGAAGTTCACCAGCCACGGGTTTGAAGAGGAATAGCGGCAGGGGAGTCCCACGGCACAAGGGTGAAACAAGGCATGAAATTCTCAAGTTCAAAAAATCAAGCCGTTTTGCCGGGCTTCTAGCGAAACCTTGGACCAACCACGAATGCGATCCACCTGATCCTGCGCTTGTCGATCCCGATCTGGCCAGCGCGCGTTGGCTGTTATCTGTTCCAGCATCTCACCGCATCTCCGTTCATAGCTGTGGCGCTGAATCGGAGAAGTTCGCTCTTGCTCTCTTGCCCATTGAGAAGCTGCCTGCAACACGCTGAATGTCGTCCGGCCGTGCCTTGTCTCGTATGTTTCTGCAAGCGCAGACAAGGAAGCGCAGCGCTCCTGCCAGACGCGTGCAGTGCGCGCCTTTGGGTCGACCTGCGGAATCGCGAGTCTCAAGGTTTGCCAAGCGCCTTCCAAGACGCTCATCTCCGGCGTCAGTCGGACACCATAGATAGAGCCAATCTGTTCCGACAGCTCATTCGTTGGCAAGCGCCGGGCGTCTCGCGCGATTTGATCCATCAATTGGTGTTTAGTCTTGTGATGAGGGTCCCGGAACTGTATCGACTGTTTTCCGAAGATCATGCCGTTCCTGCAGATCCAACGGCAAATCCCGGCCTCAAGCCTGACGGCCTGCGTCCTGTTATAGCTGTTCACCACGCGGAGGAAGAACGTATGGCGACGTGGATCGACTCCGGGTTCGGGTGCAGGAACGGGAATTGGGATTGTGCAGTCAAGTGACGGTGCGGTGAAATCAGCGATGAAACTGCCTCGACCGGTCGCTAACATGACGTTGAACACGGTCATTCGGGTTTGGTGATGGGGACCAAACAAGCGCGCAAAGGCTTCTTGGCCGAGATCGACGACATCTTCATTGCGGATTAACCGATAGTGATCCGTAACGATGGCGAACGGCTCGTCCCCATGGCGGGGATCAACAGGCATCACCGCACGGTACCGTTTCGCGCGTCGGGACGGGGTACCGACGTACACGTCGGTCAAGGAAACAGGGAAGCAAGCGTCATTGAGTGCTTGCTCCCAGTTGCGACTATCAGAACTCGTCATCAGTGATCGGGGGAAGATGGTGAATGAAGAATTGGTGGAGCCGATGGGGATCGAACCCACGACCTCTAGATTGCGAACCTAGCGCTCTCCCAGCTGAGCTACGGCCCCACGCGTCTTGCAGGATCTCCAGAATAGCACCCCTCAAACCGCATGTAAATGCGCCACGATCAGCGCCACGATCAGCCGGTCCTTGACACCGCACCGCGGAGTTTCGTACGCCTGCCATCACGATGAGGACCGCGTACTTCGACCTGATCTCCGGCATCAGCGGGGATATGACCGTGGCGGCGCTGCTGGACCTGGGGGTGCCGCGCAAACGGCTTCAGGAGGAGCTGGGCAAGCTCGCGAACCTCGAGTTTCGCATGCGCGTGGGCAAGAAGGCGGTCAACGGTATCCGCGCGGTGCGGTTTCAGGTGCTCGCCGCCCAAGGGCAGCCGCGGCGAAGCTGGGCGGACATCCGCGCGCTGATCGAGCGGAGCGGGCTGTCGGCCGAGGTGAAGGCCCGCGGCTTGGCCATCTTCTCCAGGCTCGCCGAGGCGGAGGGGAAGATCCACGGGGTCGCGCCGGAGGAGGTTCACTTCCACGAGGTGGGGGCGGTGGACTCCATCGTGGACATCGTGGCGGCGGCCATCGGCACTTGTTTCCTCGGAATCGACGAGTTCGCCTGTTCCGCCGTGCCGCTGGGCCGGGGGCTGACCCGTTCGCTGCACGGGGTGTTGCCGGTGCCGGCGCCGGCGACGTTGGAGCTGTTGAAGGGGTTTCCGGTCGAGGGCGCGCACATCGAGGCGGAGAACGTGACGCCCACCGGCGCCGCCATCCTTTCGGCCCTCGTGACGGAGAAGGGCGAGGCTCCGGCCATGCGCGTCGAGCGGACGGGTTACGGCGCGGGCACGCTGGAGTTCGCGGACCGGCCCAACGTCTTGCGCATGGTGCTGGGGGAGAGCGCGTCTCGACTCGGACACGAGCGCATGTTGGTGATGGAGACCCACATCGACGACATGAACCCCGAGTTCTACGATTATGTGTTGGAGCGCCTCTTCGCGGAGGGGGCTCGTGACGTGACGCTTTCGCCCGTCCAGATGAAGAAGAACCGGCCGGGTACGTTGTTGCGCGTCGTCGCGGAACCGGAACAGCGGGATGCGCTGGCGGGGATCGTGTTGGGGGAAACCTCGACCCTCGGGGTGCGCTGCTACCTGGTGGACCGGCTGGTGTTGCCGCGGAGGACGCTGAAGCTCAAGACCCGTTTCGGCACGCTCACGGTCAAGGTCGCCGAGGAACCGGGCGGGGGCAAGCGGGCGACACCCGAATACGATCAGGCGCGGAAGGTCGCGGTGTCGAGGAAGGTGCCGTTGAAGGCGGTTTACGACGAGGTGACGCGCTGTTTCATGGGCGGGCAGTGACCCCCGGTCCACCCCTGGATTCCCGCTTCCGCGGGAATGACGTATTCGTAAGGTCTCCGCCTGGCGAGTATTGGCACAGCCTGTTTGGCGAATGACGATCGATGGCCCAAGTCGCGGTCTCTCTCTTCACGTGATCCGGGCAAGGTAGTCGAACTCGGCGTACCGCTGGAACAGGTCGCCCAGGTCGGGGCGCGTTTCCCGCGGCGTGGCCGGTCCCGGTCCGGACGCTCGCAGGAACGGGACTCTTCCCACGCACGGCACTCGCGTCATCTCCGCGAGGGTCTCCGCGTTGGTGTCCGTGGCCGGCGTCCTTTCACTCTCCATGTCGTTCAGGATGTATCCGGACACCTTCAGGTTGAGGCACGCGGCGTGTTCCAGGGTGAGCAGCGCGTGGTTGATGGCGCCGAGGCGGTTGCCCACCACCACGAGAACCGGGAGGCCGATCTCGCGGGCCAGGTCCGCGTAGGTATAGCTCGGGCGCAGCGGGACGAGCAGGCCGCCGGCGCCTTCCACCAGCATGAGGTCGTGGACGGCGCTCATGTCGCGGTACAGGCGCACGAGGAAGTCCGGCCGGATCTGCACGCCGGAGTGGGCGGCGGCCACGCTCGGAGCCACGGGGACGCCCAGCCGGTAGGGACAGATGCGCTCGATGGATTCGTTGCTGCCGGCCGCGGCCTTGAGGAAGGTGGCGTCCTGGGGCACCAGGTGCCCCTTCTCGTTCCGGCAGCCGGATTCCGCGGGCTTCATCACGCCGACCTTGAACCCGGCCTCCCTGAACGCGGCGGCCAGGCCGCACGCCACCAGAGTCTTGCCCACGCCGGTGTCCGTGCCGGTGATGAAAAAGCCGCGGCTCACGAGGCTTCCGTGACGTGGCGGATGGAGTCGCGCACCACGTCCACCAGGGTCGCCAACTCGGCGTCGCTGATGGTAAGCGGCGGGAGCATGATGAGGGTGTCCCCCAGCGGGCGCACGATGACGCCGCGCCGCCGGGCTTCCAGCACCACCTGGTTGGCGATCCTGAGGCCGGGGTCGTAGCGCTCGCCGCGCGCCTTGTCCTTCACCAGTTCCATGCCCGTCATGAAGCCGCGCTGGCGGATCTCGCGCACGTGGGGAAGGGAGAGGATGTCCGCCTGGAGCGTTTGCTCGAGCCACGTCATCTTGGCCGGCACCGTCTCCATCAGCGCTTCCCGCTCGAAGATGTCCAGTCCGGCCAGCGCCACGGCGCAGCACAGGGGGTTGCCGGTGTAGGTGTGGCCGTGGAAGAAGCTCTTGAACTCGCCGTACTCGCCCAGGAACGCGGAGAAGATCTGCTCGGTGGCGAAGGTCGCCGCCAGCGGCAGGTAGCCGCCGGTGATGCCCTTGCCCACGCACATGAGGTCCGGGGTCACGCCGTCGTGCTCGCACGCCCACATGCGCCCGGTGTGCCCGAAGCCCGTGGCCACCTCGTCGGCGATGAACAGGACGCCGTTGTCGGCGCAGATGTCCCGGATGGCCCGGACGTAGCCGGCGGGCTGGGGCCACATGCCCGCGGCCCCTTGCATGACGGGCTCCATGATGAACGCCGCCAGACGGTCTTTCTCCCGGCCGACCGTGGCGCGCGCCTCAGCCACGGAACGTTCCATGGCCTCGGCCTCGGTCAGGCCCTGTTCCCGCTGATACGCGTAGGGCGGCTTTACCGACAGCGCGGGGAACAGCATGGTGCGGTGGTAGTGGTGGAACAGCTCGCTGTAGCCCACGCTCATGGCCCCGACCGTGTCTCCGTGGTACGACTCCTCCAGCCGCGCGAATTGGGTCCGCTCGGTCTGCCCCAGGAGTTGCCAGTACTGCACCGCCAGCTTGAGCGCCACCTCCACGGCGGTGGCGCCGCTGTCCGAATAGAACACGCGGGTGAGCCCCGGCGGCATGACGGCCGTGAGCCGGGCGGCCAGCTCGATGCCGGGTACGTGGCTGAGCCCGAGGAAGGTGGAGTGCGCGATGCGGTCGGTCTGCGCCTTGAGGGCCTCGTCCAGCTCCGGCCGCCGGTGCCCGAACAGGTTGCACCACAGCGAGGAAACCCCGTCGAGGTAGCGATTGCCGTTGACGTCGATGAGGTAGCTTCCGTCCCCCTCGGCGATGATGCATGGGTCCTCGCCCATCCATTCCTGCATCTGCGTGAACGGGTGCCACAGGTGCGTGTGGTCCATGCGTTTGAGGGTGTCGTATCTGTCGCTGCTGCCCATGGTTCTCCGTTCGTGTGGCGCTGGCCGGGGATCGCCCCCGGTGATCCGACCTACCGCTGTCTGGCGGCGGCCGTCGCCGATGGCTCGTTGTATTCCGGGCCGGGAAGGTTCTCGCCGGCTCGCGCGAAGGCGTCGAGGGCGCGGTCGAGTTGTTCGTTCGTATGGGTCGCCATGGTGGTGACCCGCAGCCGCGACGTGCCCGGAGGCACCGTGGGCGGGCGGATGCCCTGTACGTAGAAGCCGGCGTCCAGGAGCCGCGCCGCAAGCTCCATGCACGGCTGCTCCTCTCCCACCATGACCGGAATGATCTGCGTGCTCCCGCCCACCGTGTAGCCGAGCCGCCCCAGGCCGTTGCGCAAACGCTCGGTGTTGTGCCGCAGCGCGCACTGCCGCTCGGGTTCCTTCTCCACCAGGTCCACGGCCGCGCCCGCCATGGCCAGCACCACCGGCGGCAGCGAGGTTGTGAAGATGAAGCTGCGCGCGCGGTTGATGAGCAGCTCCTTCAGCCTGGCGCTGCCCGCGACATAGGCGCCGAAGGCGCCCAAGGCCTTGCCCAGGGTGCCCATCTGCACCAGGACCCGATCGCCGAGCCCCATCTCCGCCACAACGCCGGCGCCGTTGGGTCCGCGGACCCCGGTGCCGTGGGCCTCGTCCACCATCACCATGGCCCCGTGACGCTCCGCCAACTCCACCAGCTCCCGAAGGGGCGCGATGTCTCCGTCCATGCTGAATACGGACTCGGTGGCGATGAGCTTGCGCGCCTCGGCCGGCGCCGCCTCCAGCAGGCTCTCCAGGTGGTCCATGTCACAGTGACGGTACACGGACACCGCCGCGCGCGAGAGCCGGCAGCCGTCGATGATGCTGGCGTGGTTCAACTGGTCGCTCAGCACCACGTCGTCCTTTTCCACCAGCGTGGCGATGATGCCGACGTTGGCCTGGTAGCCGCTGTTGAACACCAGCGCCGCCTCGGTGCCCTTGAAGCGCGCGAGGCGTTGCTCCAGCTCCTCGTGGGCGGTCATGTTGCCGGAGATGAGCCGCGAAGCGCCCGAGCCGCAGCCGTAGCGGTCCAGCGCTTGCCGGGCGGCTTCCTTCAGGGCGGGATGGTTGGCCAACCCCAGGTAGTTGTTGGAGGACAGGTTCAGCACTTCCCGGCCGTTGAGCACGACGGTGGCGTCCTGCTCGCCGTCCACCACCTTCAACTCGCGGTAGAGGTTGCGGCTCCGGATCTCGTCCAGCCTCTGTTCGATGAAGTCGGCCATGCCTCGGTGGGTAGATATCAGAAATACGACAACCGAACCATTGCCGTGGAACGGGCTGCGTCAAAACTCACGGGGTAGGGCCCTTCGAAACGTCATTCCCGCGGAAGCGGGAATCCAGGGGCGGTGAGGCGGGGAAACGCCGCTGTAACACCCCACCACCACCCCTGGATTCCCGCTTCCGCGGGAATGACGTTTCGACGTTTCGGGGGTGGTTGCCTCTCCAAGATGGTGTTCCGACACAGCCTGTTCCGCGGGAATGACGATTCCGGGCGTTCGAGTTGTTGCACGACGTGGAGGACGGGAAATCAAGGAAACCAAGGCTTGGAGGAACGTCCGTCACATTGACATTGACGAATCCGTACCTAGATTTTTCTGTGAACAACCGGGGAACCGGAGGGATTTATGGACATCAATCGTTTGACCGAGAAATCGCAGGAAGCGTTGCGCCAAGCCCAGACACTGGCCTCGCGGCGCAATCATCAAGGGGTGGACGTCGAGCATCTCTTGGCGGCTCTGCTGGAGCCGTCGGACGGCGTGGTCACGGCGCTGCTGACCCAGACCGGCGTTTCCGTGCTGGCGGTGAAGAAGGGGCTGGAGACGGAGCTCGACCGCATCCCCCGGGTGACCGGAGCGGGAGCCGCGGCCGGTCCGGAGCAGGTCTACGTCACCCAGCGGCTGTCGCGGCTGTTCGCCCGCGCCGAGGACGAGGCCGGGAAGCTCAAGGACGAGTACATCAGTGTCGAGCACCTGCTGCTGGCGATTCTCGAGGACGGAGGCAAGGCGAGCCAGGTGCTGCGAGCCCATGGGGTCGGCCGCGACACGCTGCTGGAAGCGCTCCAGAAGGTACGCGGGCATCAGCGCGTGACGAGCCAGAACCCGGAAGGCACGTACCAGGCGCTGGAACGCTACGGCCGCGACCTTACCCAGCTCGCGTCCCAGGGCAAGCTCGATCCCGTCATCGGCCGGGACGAGGAGATCCGCCGGGTGGTGCAGGTGCTGTCGCGCCGCACCAAGAACAACCCCGTGCTCATCGGCGATCCGGGCGTGGGCAAGACCGCCATCGTCGAGGGGCTGGCGCTGCGCATCGTGGCCGGCGACGTGCCCGAGGGGCTCAAGCACAAGCGCATCGTGGTGCTGGACATGGGGCTGCTCATCGCCGGCGCCAAGTACCGGGGCGAGTTCGAGGAACGCCTCAAGGCGGTCCTCAAGGAGGTGCAGAAGTCGTCGGGCGAGGTGATCCTGTTCATCGACGAGTTGCACACCGTGGTGGGTGCGGGCGCCGCCGAAGGCGCCATGGACGCCAGCAATCTGCTGAAGCCCATGCTGGCTCGGGGCGAGCTGCACTGCATCGGCGCCACCACCCTGGACGAGTACCGCAAGTACGTGGAGAAGGACCGGGCGCTGGAGCGCCGCTTCCAGCCCGTGACCGTGGACCAGCCCACGGTGGAGGACACCGTCTCCATCCTGCGGGGGTTGCGTGAGCGCTACGAGCTGCACCACGGCGTGCGCATCAAGGACGGCGCGCTGGTGACCGCGGCGGTGCTGTCGCACCGCTACATCAGCGACCGCTTCCTGCCGGACAAGGCCATCGACCTGGTGGACGAGGCGGCCTCCAAGCTGCGCACGGAGATCGACTCCATGCCCACGGAGTTGGACCAGGCGTCCCGGCAGGTCATGCAGCTCGAGATCGAGCGCGAGGCCCTGCGCAAGGAGAGCGACGACGCCTCGCGGGAGCGTCTGGCCAAGCTCGAGAACGAGCTGGCCAACTTCAAGGAAGAGGCCAATTCCCTCAAGGCGCGCTGGGAGATGGAGAAGGGCGC
The nucleotide sequence above comes from Deltaproteobacteria bacterium. Encoded proteins:
- a CDS encoding DUF499 domain-containing protein — encoded protein: MAITNHERVGKAMDLLREGLAPFVARELKGKDVTDGVSTSNKPVSEHDAAGLLKLIWDNWQLVFRNILGNSERSLVSELRGWRNKWAHQESISGDDAYRALDSASRLLAAVSAPQWEELDKLKMELLRVRFDEQTRGERRRHVGAAIESGATASLKPWREVITPHADVASGRYQQAEFAADLWQVHVGEGTAEYRDPVEFFRRTYLTESLKRLLVRAVQRLTGQGGDPVVDLQTNFGGGKTHSMLALYHLFSGVAASDLMDVEQIMQEVGPDPLPSVTRIVLVGNKISPGNPSIKSDGTTVRTLWGELAWQLGGKRAFERVRADDERATSPGDVLRELLNEHGPCLILIDEWVAYARQLHDHSDLPAGSFETQFTFAQALTEAAKAAEGCLLVISLPASDSGGSPHADDVEVGGQRGREALDRLRNVVGRVESSWRPASAEEGFEIVRRRLFEPLTDTARFKDRDVVARAFADLYRTQHQEFPVECRDADYEKRIRAAYPIHPEIFDRLYTDWSTLVSFQRTRGVLRLMAAVIHSLWEGTDRTPLILPANISINDGRVQFELTRYLPDHWVPILEKDVDGAHSLPLRIDGQTSNLGKFSAARRVARTIYLGSAPTVETANRGLEDRHIKLGCVLPGESPAVFGDALRRLAGAATYLYQDGNRYWYSTQPTVTKLAEDRAEQLGREPDKVVQELRNRLTADLKLRGDFNRVHPLPQSGQDVPDDLDARLVVLGSDQPYSRESDNPAQASAASILESRGSAPRLYRNSLVFLAADRTRLQDLDDALRRYLAWESIVAEREQLDLSPHQVKQAETQKEAASSAVTARLPETYQWLLVPVQPKPQDATGWQVIRLVGQDALAVRASRRLKNEEHLVTALGATRLRMEMDRIPLWRGHHVDIREIVEDFARYPYLPRLKDSGVVLDAIASGVALLSWQQDSFAFAESYNEDGQRYRGLRANQMITVPDGDSSGMLVKPAVARQQLDAENAAAKTPTRQPDTSGTGGETTGTSSETDPKPSDTPASARPKRFHGTVSLGAMRAGLDASQIADEVISHLAGLVGAKVTATLEIEAEIPDGAPDHVVRTVTENSRTLKFTSHGFEEE
- a CDS encoding DUF932 domain-containing protein translates to MGSIPIGSTNSSFTIFPRSLMTSSDSRNWEQALNDACFPVSLTDVYVGTPSRRAKRYRAVMPVDPRHGDEPFAIVTDHYRLIRNEDVVDLGQEAFARLFGPHHQTRMTVFNVMLATGRGSFIADFTAPSLDCTIPIPVPAPEPGVDPRRHTFFLRVVNSYNRTQAVRLEAGICRWICRNGMIFGKQSIQFRDPHHKTKHQLMDQIARDARRLPTNELSEQIGSIYGVRLTPEMSVLEGAWQTLRLAIPQVDPKARTARVWQERCASLSALAETYETRHGRTTFSVLQAASQWAREQERTSPIQRHSYERRCGEMLEQITANARWPDRDRQAQDQVDRIRGWSKVSLEARQNGLIF
- the larC gene encoding nickel pincer cofactor biosynthesis protein LarC encodes the protein MRTAYFDLISGISGDMTVAALLDLGVPRKRLQEELGKLANLEFRMRVGKKAVNGIRAVRFQVLAAQGQPRRSWADIRALIERSGLSAEVKARGLAIFSRLAEAEGKIHGVAPEEVHFHEVGAVDSIVDIVAAAIGTCFLGIDEFACSAVPLGRGLTRSLHGVLPVPAPATLELLKGFPVEGAHIEAENVTPTGAAILSALVTEKGEAPAMRVERTGYGAGTLEFADRPNVLRMVLGESASRLGHERMLVMETHIDDMNPEFYDYVLERLFAEGARDVTLSPVQMKKNRPGTLLRVVAEPEQRDALAGIVLGETSTLGVRCYLVDRLVLPRRTLKLKTRFGTLTVKVAEEPGGGKRATPEYDQARKVAVSRKVPLKAVYDEVTRCFMGGQ
- the bioD gene encoding dethiobiotin synthase, which gives rise to MSRGFFITGTDTGVGKTLVACGLAAAFREAGFKVGVMKPAESGCRNEKGHLVPQDATFLKAAAGSNESIERICPYRLGVPVAPSVAAAHSGVQIRPDFLVRLYRDMSAVHDLMLVEGAGGLLVPLRPSYTYADLAREIGLPVLVVVGNRLGAINHALLTLEHAACLNLKVSGYILNDMESERTPATDTNAETLAEMTRVPCVGRVPFLRASGPGPATPRETRPDLGDLFQRYAEFDYLARIT
- the bioA gene encoding adenosylmethionine--8-amino-7-oxononanoate transaminase, giving the protein MGSSDRYDTLKRMDHTHLWHPFTQMQEWMGEDPCIIAEGDGSYLIDVNGNRYLDGVSSLWCNLFGHRRPELDEALKAQTDRIAHSTFLGLSHVPGIELAARLTAVMPPGLTRVFYSDSGATAVEVALKLAVQYWQLLGQTERTQFARLEESYHGDTVGAMSVGYSELFHHYHRTMLFPALSVKPPYAYQREQGLTEAEAMERSVAEARATVGREKDRLAAFIMEPVMQGAAGMWPQPAGYVRAIRDICADNGVLFIADEVATGFGHTGRMWACEHDGVTPDLMCVGKGITGGYLPLAATFATEQIFSAFLGEYGEFKSFFHGHTYTGNPLCCAVALAGLDIFEREALMETVPAKMTWLEQTLQADILSLPHVREIRQRGFMTGMELVKDKARGERYDPGLRIANQVVLEARRRGVIVRPLGDTLIMLPPLTISDAELATLVDVVRDSIRHVTEAS
- the bioF gene encoding 8-amino-7-oxononanoate synthase, with product MADFIEQRLDEIRSRNLYRELKVVDGEQDATVVLNGREVLNLSSNNYLGLANHPALKEAARQALDRYGCGSGASRLISGNMTAHEELEQRLARFKGTEAALVFNSGYQANVGIIATLVEKDDVVLSDQLNHASIIDGCRLSRAAVSVYRHCDMDHLESLLEAAPAEARKLIATESVFSMDGDIAPLRELVELAERHGAMVMVDEAHGTGVRGPNGAGVVAEMGLGDRVLVQMGTLGKALGAFGAYVAGSARLKELLINRARSFIFTTSLPPVVLAMAGAAVDLVEKEPERQCALRHNTERLRNGLGRLGYTVGGSTQIIPVMVGEEQPCMELAARLLDAGFYVQGIRPPTVPPGTSRLRVTTMATHTNEQLDRALDAFARAGENLPGPEYNEPSATAAARQR